In one Lolium rigidum isolate FL_2022 chromosome 3, APGP_CSIRO_Lrig_0.1, whole genome shotgun sequence genomic region, the following are encoded:
- the LOC124698930 gene encoding uncharacterized protein LOC124698930 has translation MDIPLPGGGVDGSEDYSPATTVATFDQPLPLLRAPVASSAPGDPPVLAFRDAASWRAAWEAAEASLFSQCEAGARSGCSITATRKCKAPWWKGLFGGATTDYQEREQCEEREMASCLESAKKACIKFSKEKCNAPFRDARIASEGLLENTDFTVWGAEHNGASLCVANSQYSSNPRPGATSYKGSDLLDSLASKDNSNSG, from the exons ATGGACATTCCGCTCCCCGGCGGGGGCGTCGACGGCTCGGAGGACTACTCCCCGGCGACCACCGTCGCCACCTTCGACCAGCCCCTCCCTCTTCTCCGAGCGCCCGTCGCTTCATCCGCCCCCGGCGATCCCCCCGTCCTCGCCTTCCGCGACGCCGCGAGCTGGCGCGCCGCCTGGGAGGCTGCCGAGGCCAGCCTCTTTTCTCAGTGCGAG GCTGGTGCACGGTCTGGGTGTTCAATCACAGCAACAAGAAAATGCAAGGCCCCCTGGTGGAAAGGTTTGTTTGGAGGTGCAACAACCGACTATCAAGAAAGAGAACAATGCGAGGAACGAGAAATGGCCTCCTGTCTTGAATCAGCCAAGAAGGCTTGCATTAAGTTTTCAAAGGAAAAGTGTAATGCACCCTTCCGAGATGCAAGGATAGCTTCTGAAGGTCTCCTTGAAAATACCGATTTCACTGTCTGGGGTGCGGAGCATaacggagcatccttgtgtgttgcAAACAGCCAGTACTCATCCAATCCTAGGCCTGGTGCCACAAGCTACAAAGGAAGCGACTTGTTAGA
- the LOC124696027 gene encoding translation initiation factor eIF-2B subunit alpha-like, giving the protein MAGTRGGEAAEAFIIGEFDRWKKLGVGAGDEAAAAVMALVGVARSSMADTVAALEAEVNTAVEELKCLDKPYGSLSAACDMFVRYVLTRRRGEGDDQTAPFSVVKRRLVSRARRFGDICAGARGTIATLCQDFLLDGCTVLVHGHSAAVLDALKLAGASGKRLKVLCTEGRPDGSGMRMAGELAAAGIPAKVLLDLAVAYAMSEVDMVLVGADVVTETGGVVGALGTYQVALVARAMSRSVYVAAESYKFARLYPLGQKDIEQGAGRPVGFGGQLVPRGVDVETAVRDYTPPQHLELLITDLGVLPPPAVGDVLLQLSV; this is encoded by the exons ATGGCCGGGACGCGAGGTGGCGAGGCCGCCGAGGCTTTCATCATCGGAGAATTCGACCGGTGGAAGAAACTGGGGGTCGGCGCCGGTGACGAGGCCGCCGCGGCGGTCATGGCGCTCGTTGGCGTTGCCCGGTCCAGCATGGCCGATACAGTGGCGGCGCTCGAAGCCGAGGTCAATACGGCCGTGGAGGAACTAAAG TGCCTGGACAAACCGTACGGCTCTCTCTCGGCGGCATGCGACATGTTCGTCCGGTACGTCCTCACCCGTCGGCGCGGCGAGGGCGACGACCAAACCGCCCCCTTCTCTGTCGTCAAGCGCCGCCTCGTCAGCCGCGCCAGGAGATTCGGGGACATCTGTGCAGGCGCACGGGGGACGATCGCGACGCTCTGCCAGGATTTCTTGCTGGACGGCTGCACCGTGCTGGTGCACGGCCACTCGGCGGCCGTGCTCGACGCCCTCAAGCTGGCCGGCGCCAGCGGCAAGCGCCTAAAAGTTCTATGCACCG AGGGTAGGCCAGATGGCTCGGGGATGAGGATGGCCGGGGAACTCGCGGCGGCGGGGATTCCGGCGAAGGTGCTGCTCGACTTGGCGGTGGCCTACGCGATGAGTGAGGTTGACATGGTGCTGGTAGGCGCCGACGTGGTCACCGAGACCGGCGGCGTGGTGGGCGCCCTGGGCACGTACCAGGTCGCCCTCGTGGCTCGCGCCATGAGCAGGTCCGTCTACGTGGCAGCCGAGAGCTACAAGTTCGCGAGGCTGTACCCGCTGGGGCAGAAGGACATCGAGCAGGGCGCTGGACGACCCGTGGGCTTCGGCGGCCAACTGGTACCGCGTGGCGTGGACGTCGAGACGGCGGTGAGGGACTACACCCCACCGCAGCACCTGGAGCTTCTCATCACTGACCTAGGCGTGCTTCCACCGCCCGCCGTTGGCGACGTGCTCCTCCAGCTCTCGGTGTGA